The Macaca thibetana thibetana isolate TM-01 chromosome 11, ASM2454274v1, whole genome shotgun sequence genome window below encodes:
- the MTERF2 gene encoding transcription termination factor 2, mitochondrial, producing MLWKLLLRSQSCRLCSFKKMQSPPKYRPFLACFIYTTDRQSSKENTRTVEKLYKFSVDIRKIRRLKGWVLLEDKTYVEEIANILQELGADETAVASILERCPEAIVCSPTAVNTQRKLWQLVCKNEEELIKLIEQFPESFFTIKDQENQKLNVQFFQELELKNVVISRLLTTASNVFHNPVEKNKQMVRILQESYLDVGGSEANMKVWLLKLLSQNPFILLNSPAAIKETLEFLQEQGFTSFEILQLLSKLKGFLFQLCPRSIQNSISFSKNVFKCTDHDLKQLVLKCPALLYYSVPVLEERMQGLLREGISIAQIRETPMVLELTPQIVQYRIRKLNSLGYRIKDGHLANLNGSKKEFEANFGKIQAKKVRPLFNPVAPLNVEE from the coding sequence ATGTTGTGGAAGCTGCTGCTGAGATCCCAGTCCTGCAGGCTGTGTTCTTTCAAAAAGATGCAATCACCTCCAAAATACAGACCTTTCTTAGCATGCTTCATCTATACAACTGATAGACAGTCGagcaaagaaaatacaagaacAGTGGAAAAGCTCTATAAATTTTCAGTTGACATCAGGAAAATTCGCAGATTAAAAGGATGGGTACTTTTAGAGGATAAAACCTATGTTGAAGAAATTGCGAATATTTTACAAGAACTAGGTGCCGATGAGACTGCTGTAGCCAGTATTTTGGAACGCTGCCCGGAAGCAATTGTCTGTAGTCCAACCGCTGTTAACACCCAGAGAAAACTCTGGCAGTTGGTCTGCAAAAATGAGGAAGAGTTAATCAAGTTAATAGAGCAGTTTCCAGAATCTTTCTTTACTATTAAAGACCAAGAAAACCAGAAGCTGAATGTTCAGTTCTTTCAAGAGTTGGAACTAAAAAATGTGGTCATTAGCAGACTTTTGACTACTGCATCTAATGTTTTTCATAATCCTGTTGAGAAGAATAAGCAAATGGTAAGAATTCTCCAAGAGAGTTATCTAGATGTAGGTGGCTCTGAGGCCAACATGAAAGTTTGGCTACTAAAACTGTTAAGCCAAAAcccatttattttgttaaattctcCCGCAGCTATAAAGGAAACACTAGAATTTCTCCAGGAGCAAGGTTTCACAAGCTTTGAAATTCTCCAGCTTCTGTCCAAACTCAAAggatttctttttcaactttgcCCAAGAAGTATACAGAACAGTATTtccttctctaaaaatgtttttaaatgcacagATCATGACCTGAAGcaattagttttgaaatgtccTGCCCTTTTATATTATTCTGTTCCAGTTTTAGAAGAGAGAATGCAAGGATTATTGAGAGAAGGAATTTCCATAGCTCAAATAAGAGAGACGCCAATGGTTCTTGAATTAACACCACAGATAGTACAGTACaggataaggaaactgaattcCTTAGGCTATAGAATAAAGGATGGACATCTAGCAAATCTAAATGGATCAAAAAAAGAGTTTGAAGCTAATTTTGGCAAAATTCAGGCCAAAAAAGTAAGGCCATTATTTAACCCTGTGGCACCATTAAATGTTGAAGAATGA